One window of the Micropterus dolomieu isolate WLL.071019.BEF.003 ecotype Adirondacks linkage group LG08, ASM2129224v1, whole genome shotgun sequence genome contains the following:
- the ptges3a gene encoding prostaglandin E synthase 3 has protein sequence MQPAAAKWYDRRDSVFVEFCVEDSKDVQVKFDKSKFEFSCFSGTDNIKHQNTVDLFGEIDPKASKHRRTDRSVLCCLRKAEAGKSWPRLTKDKTKCNWLSVDFNNWKDWEDDSDEDLSSFDKFSEMMNSMGGDDLPDLDGADEEHDSADSDDEKMPDLE, from the exons AT GCAGCCTGCAGCAGCTAAGTGGTATGACAGACGGGACTCTGTCTTCGTAGAGTTCTGCGTGGAGGATAGTAAAGATGTGCAAGTAAAATTCGACAAATCCAAATTTGAATTCAG CTGTTTCAGTGGAACAGATAATATCAAACACCAGAATACAGTGGACCTTTTTGGGGAGATTGACCCCAAA GCATCCAAACACAGACGCACTGACaggtctgtgttgtgttgtttacGAAAAGCAGAGGCTGGGAAATCATGGCCACGACTTACCAAAGACAAGACGAAG TGCAACTGGCTGAGTGTGGACTTCAATAACTGGAAAGACTGGGAAGATGACTCTGATGAGGACTTGTCAAGTTTTGACAAATTCTCAGAG ATGATGAACAGCATGGGAGGGGATGATCTACCTGATTTAGACGGTGCAGATGAGGAg